In one window of Candidatus Alcyoniella australis DNA:
- a CDS encoding ABC transporter ATP-binding protein produces MSERTLIQVRDLRKSFNSPGGELTVLSELQMQIKAGELLGIVGASGVGKTTLLYILGALERPSAGEVLFEGRAVNYANDRSMARFRNTNVGFVFQMHHLIPEFNALENVTLPLLMRRVTNRQAVQRASRALEQVGLRDRLRHMPGALSGGEQQRVAIARALVTDPPMVLADEPTGNLDRDTGDRVFELIRQINGSLGTTFVIVTHNERLAARMDRVVQLEGGMALPRFPEAPRT; encoded by the coding sequence ATGAGTGAGCGTACGCTGATCCAGGTGCGCGATCTGCGCAAGTCGTTCAACTCGCCCGGCGGCGAGCTGACGGTGCTCAGCGAACTGCAGATGCAGATCAAGGCCGGCGAGCTGCTCGGAATCGTCGGCGCCTCGGGCGTGGGCAAGACTACCTTGCTCTACATTCTGGGCGCGCTGGAACGTCCCAGCGCTGGCGAAGTACTATTTGAGGGCCGTGCCGTGAACTACGCCAACGATCGCAGCATGGCGCGCTTTCGCAACACCAACGTCGGCTTCGTGTTCCAGATGCACCATCTGATTCCCGAGTTTAACGCCCTGGAAAACGTGACGCTGCCGCTGCTGATGCGACGGGTGACCAACCGGCAGGCAGTCCAGCGCGCGAGCCGCGCTCTGGAGCAGGTCGGGCTTCGCGATCGGCTGCGCCACATGCCCGGCGCACTTTCCGGCGGTGAACAGCAACGCGTGGCGATTGCGCGCGCACTGGTCACCGACCCGCCAATGGTGCTCGCCGACGAGCCCACGGGCAACCTCGATCGCGACACCGGTGATCGGGTGTTCGAGCTTATCAGACAAATCAATGGCTCCCTGGGTACTACTTTTGTTATAGTCACGCACAATGAGCGCCTGGCCGCCCGCATGGACCGTGTGGTTCAGCTTGAAGGCGGGATGGCATTGCCGCGTTTCCCCGAGGCTCCGAGGACATGA
- the prfB gene encoding peptide chain release factor 2, with protein MFDLPVLIKRVTEIEQKMSQPGFWDERENSQQLAQEKSNAESSITLLNGIALEIQDAGVLLEMAQEADDEQTASEAGDKIDQALRKFDQLDLERMFSGEHDSANAILQIHSGAGGTEACDWAEMLTRMYTRWCERRGHKVELIDSMPGEEAGLKSATLGVEGKNIYGMLKAEVGIHRLVRISPFDAQSRRHTSFASIFAYPDVEADLSVEIDEKELRIDTYRASGAGGQHVNKTSSAVRITHLPTNIVVQCQNERSQHKNKALALKVLKARLLRVKEEEAEAKMALMHAAKKEIAWGSQIRSYVLQPYRMVKDHRTSFEKGNVDDVLDGNIDQFIESYLKMVGGAQTTEKAK; from the coding sequence ATCTTTGACCTGCCTGTGCTTATCAAGCGGGTTACCGAAATAGAGCAGAAGATGTCCCAGCCCGGCTTTTGGGACGAGCGCGAGAACTCACAGCAGCTGGCCCAGGAAAAGTCCAACGCCGAATCGTCGATCACGCTGTTGAACGGAATCGCCCTCGAGATCCAGGACGCCGGGGTATTGTTGGAAATGGCGCAGGAGGCTGACGACGAGCAGACCGCATCCGAGGCCGGCGATAAGATCGACCAAGCGTTGCGCAAGTTCGACCAGCTGGATTTGGAGCGGATGTTCTCCGGCGAGCACGACTCGGCGAACGCGATTTTGCAGATCCACTCCGGCGCCGGCGGCACCGAGGCCTGCGACTGGGCCGAGATGCTCACGCGGATGTACACCCGCTGGTGCGAGCGCCGGGGCCACAAGGTCGAGCTGATCGATTCGATGCCCGGCGAAGAGGCCGGGCTCAAGAGCGCCACGTTGGGCGTGGAGGGCAAGAACATCTACGGCATGCTCAAAGCCGAGGTCGGCATCCACCGACTGGTGCGCATCAGCCCCTTCGACGCTCAGTCGCGGCGGCACACCAGCTTTGCCTCGATCTTTGCCTATCCCGACGTCGAGGCCGACCTCTCGGTGGAGATCGACGAGAAGGAACTGCGCATCGACACCTACCGTGCCTCCGGCGCGGGCGGCCAGCATGTGAACAAGACCTCCTCCGCGGTGCGCATCACGCATCTGCCGACCAACATCGTAGTCCAGTGCCAGAACGAGCGCAGCCAGCACAAGAACAAGGCGCTGGCGCTCAAGGTGCTCAAGGCGCGGCTGCTGCGGGTCAAAGAGGAGGAGGCCGAGGCCAAGATGGCGCTGATGCACGCCGCAAAGAAGGAAATCGCCTGGGGCTCGCAGATCCGCTCCTACGTGCTGCAGCCCTACCGGATGGTCAAGGATCACCGCACCAGCTTTGAGAAGGGCAACGTCGACGATGTGCTCGACGGCAACATCGACCAGTTCATCGAGTCGTATCTGAAGATGGTCGGCGGAGCACAGACAACGGAGAAGGCAAAGTGA
- the bamA gene encoding outer membrane protein assembly factor BamA: protein MTRVKTFALTIFVLILLTAANATAQGKSVIALQVEGNQRIESDAVLDRVLTRVGQPIDILALDKDLLAIWEMGFFYDVQVDVEQRDNGVVVTYVVVEKPSVKEFVYEGNRKLKDDKLNEVVTLRPNTILDEASIKENIAKIEKLYSDEGYFMADVEYRIEPLENNRVRVVLVVTEYRKVMIKKINFVGNSEFDDEELRKQIMSKENDLFSWATSTGIYREDMFENDIGLLTAYYLDNGYINVQIDPPLISLSPDRRWMYITVNIDEGEQYNIGKVDVDGDLLFEAEDLLEMVHSKPGEVFSRSVLIRDIEQLTSRYTDIGFAFADVEPKTKADEEQRKVDLVFVIRKGQLAYVERVKIVGNDSTRDKVIRRELRINEGDLFSGPAVRASKQRLMRLGYFEEVNIVTERGSSPDRVNLVISVTEQMAGNFLIGVGFSSLENFVGNAQVSHSNLLGYGLKVALTAELGKFRRNIDLKFVEPYLFDSRWIMRLTLLNSERDYYTFDRLDKSVSLRFGHPLGWDVNGYVGYAFEEVEIAKIANNASAFLMLQKGVTRTSSLLLSVERETVNNPYDPSRGSRNQLGMEYAGPTLGSEIEFLKYTGQTRWYVPVRWGIVMMFNAEAGYGQPLEGGRLPISQRYFLGGINSVRGFYSRSLGPEQKTVTASRSDDPATKLVEVTSNIGGNKYAQGNAELVFPIVPSLGIKGLLFYDIGNAFIEEEPIEYGQLRQAWGFGVRWFSPIGPLRFEWGFPLYPQPGEEKQNFEFGIGTFF, encoded by the coding sequence ATGACCCGCGTAAAAACTTTTGCCCTGACTATCTTTGTGCTCATCCTGCTTACGGCCGCCAATGCGACGGCCCAGGGAAAGAGCGTGATCGCCCTACAGGTCGAGGGCAACCAGCGGATCGAGAGCGATGCGGTTCTCGACCGCGTGCTGACCCGCGTCGGGCAACCGATCGACATTTTGGCGCTGGATAAAGACCTGCTGGCGATCTGGGAGATGGGATTTTTCTACGACGTGCAGGTCGACGTCGAGCAACGCGACAACGGCGTGGTCGTGACCTACGTTGTGGTCGAGAAGCCCTCGGTCAAGGAATTCGTCTACGAGGGAAACCGCAAGCTCAAAGACGACAAGCTCAACGAGGTGGTCACCCTGCGGCCGAACACGATCCTCGACGAGGCTTCGATCAAGGAGAACATCGCCAAGATCGAGAAGCTCTACTCGGACGAGGGCTACTTCATGGCCGACGTGGAGTACCGCATCGAGCCGCTGGAGAACAACCGCGTGCGCGTGGTGCTGGTGGTTACCGAGTACCGCAAGGTGATGATCAAGAAGATCAACTTCGTCGGCAACTCGGAGTTTGACGACGAGGAGCTGCGCAAGCAGATCATGTCCAAAGAGAACGACCTGTTCTCGTGGGCGACTTCGACCGGCATTTACCGCGAGGACATGTTCGAAAACGACATCGGCCTGCTCACCGCCTACTACCTGGACAACGGCTACATCAACGTCCAGATCGACCCGCCGCTGATCAGCCTCTCGCCCGACCGGCGCTGGATGTACATCACGGTCAACATCGACGAGGGCGAGCAGTACAACATCGGCAAGGTCGACGTTGACGGCGACCTGCTGTTCGAGGCCGAGGACCTGCTGGAAATGGTCCACAGCAAGCCAGGCGAGGTCTTCTCGCGCTCGGTGCTGATTCGCGACATCGAGCAGCTCACTTCGCGCTATACCGACATCGGCTTTGCCTTTGCCGACGTCGAACCCAAGACCAAGGCCGACGAAGAGCAGCGCAAGGTCGACCTGGTGTTCGTGATCCGCAAGGGACAGCTGGCCTACGTCGAGCGGGTCAAGATCGTGGGCAACGACTCGACCCGCGACAAGGTGATCCGCCGCGAGCTGCGGATCAACGAGGGCGATCTGTTCTCCGGCCCGGCAGTGCGCGCCAGCAAGCAGCGGCTGATGCGGCTGGGGTACTTCGAGGAAGTCAACATCGTCACCGAGCGCGGCTCGAGCCCGGATCGAGTCAACCTGGTGATCAGCGTCACCGAGCAGATGGCCGGCAACTTCCTGATCGGCGTGGGCTTCAGCTCGCTGGAGAACTTCGTGGGCAACGCCCAGGTCAGCCACTCGAACCTGCTGGGCTACGGCCTGAAGGTCGCGCTGACCGCCGAGCTGGGCAAGTTCCGCCGCAACATCGACCTGAAATTCGTCGAGCCCTATTTGTTCGACTCGCGCTGGATCATGCGCCTGACGCTGCTCAACTCCGAGCGCGACTACTACACCTTCGACCGGCTGGACAAGTCGGTCTCGCTGCGCTTCGGCCACCCGCTGGGCTGGGACGTAAACGGCTACGTGGGGTACGCCTTCGAGGAAGTGGAGATCGCCAAAATCGCCAACAACGCCTCGGCGTTTCTGATGCTGCAAAAGGGCGTGACGCGCACCAGCTCGCTGCTGCTCAGCGTCGAGCGCGAAACGGTGAACAATCCCTACGATCCCTCGCGCGGCTCGCGCAACCAGCTGGGCATGGAATACGCCGGTCCGACGTTGGGCTCGGAGATCGAGTTCCTCAAGTACACCGGCCAGACCCGCTGGTACGTGCCTGTGCGTTGGGGGATCGTGATGATGTTCAACGCCGAGGCGGGCTACGGCCAGCCGCTGGAGGGCGGACGGCTGCCGATCAGCCAGCGCTACTTCCTCGGCGGCATCAACTCGGTGCGCGGCTTCTACTCGCGCTCGCTGGGTCCCGAGCAAAAGACGGTCACCGCCTCGCGCAGCGACGATCCGGCCACCAAGCTGGTCGAGGTCACGAGCAACATCGGCGGCAATAAATACGCCCAGGGCAACGCCGAGCTGGTGTTCCCGATCGTCCCCAGCCTGGGGATCAAAGGCCTGCTGTTTTACGATATCGGCAACGCCTTCATTGAGGAGGAGCCGATCGAATACGGCCAGCTGCGCCAGGCCTGGGGCTTCGGCGTGCGCTGGTTCAGCCCGATCGGTCCGCTGCGCTTCGAGTGGGGCTTCCCGCTCTACCCGCAGCCGGGCGAGGAAAAACAAAACTTCGAATTCGGGATCGGAACGTTCTTCTGA
- the lpxD gene encoding UDP-3-O-(3-hydroxymyristoyl)glucosamine N-acyltransferase: MAQHKTLAALAELTGGELRGDGNVEIQDVAAAEKAGPGNITFAVSPRYLAKVRQLRPAAVIVDAAVEDLDIPQIVHPLPQLAFIQIATEFHYREPLHGGISDQAQIHDTASVDPDCTVYPLVFIGARSRIAAGCRLHPGVVIGEDCVVGEASELRPNVTLGDGCEIGRRCLLHAGTVIGADGFGFLQVGGTHVKVPHYGTVRIEDDVEMGANCTVDRAVLGFTRIGEGSKFDNMVHVGHNCDVGRNVLLVAYVALAGSTVIGDGAILGPRSGTGDHVRIGAGAIVAGMSGVHKDVPDGAMVAGMPAFDAHLWRRFAVSQKRLPELISRVRELERRLALIEKE, from the coding sequence GTGGCCCAACACAAGACCCTGGCCGCTTTGGCGGAACTGACCGGCGGAGAGCTGCGCGGCGACGGCAACGTCGAGATCCAAGACGTGGCCGCGGCCGAGAAGGCCGGTCCGGGCAACATTACCTTCGCGGTCTCCCCACGCTACTTGGCAAAGGTTAGACAGCTGCGACCGGCGGCGGTGATCGTCGACGCGGCGGTCGAGGACCTCGATATTCCGCAGATCGTACATCCGCTGCCGCAGTTGGCGTTCATCCAGATCGCGACCGAGTTTCACTATCGCGAGCCGCTGCACGGCGGAATCAGCGATCAGGCGCAGATCCACGACACGGCGAGCGTTGACCCCGATTGCACGGTCTATCCCTTGGTGTTCATCGGCGCGCGTTCGCGCATTGCCGCAGGCTGCCGGCTGCACCCCGGGGTGGTGATCGGCGAGGACTGCGTCGTGGGCGAGGCCAGCGAACTGCGTCCCAACGTCACCCTTGGCGACGGCTGCGAGATCGGCAGGCGTTGCTTGCTGCATGCCGGGACCGTGATCGGCGCCGACGGCTTTGGCTTTTTACAGGTCGGCGGGACCCACGTCAAAGTGCCACACTACGGCACGGTGCGCATCGAGGACGACGTTGAGATGGGCGCCAACTGCACGGTCGACCGCGCGGTTCTGGGCTTCACCCGCATCGGCGAGGGGAGCAAGTTCGATAACATGGTGCACGTGGGTCACAACTGCGATGTGGGGCGCAACGTGCTGCTGGTGGCCTACGTAGCGCTTGCGGGCTCGACCGTGATCGGCGACGGCGCGATCCTCGGGCCGCGTTCGGGAACCGGCGACCACGTGCGCATCGGCGCGGGCGCGATCGTGGCCGGAATGTCGGGCGTACATAAAGATGTGCCCGACGGCGCGATGGTCGCCGGGATGCCCGCGTTCGACGCCCATCTATGGCGGCGCTTCGCCGTGTCGCAGAAACGGCTGCCCGAGCTGATATCGCGCGTGCGCGAACTCGAGCGCCGGTTGGCGCTGATCGAGAAAGAATGA
- a CDS encoding OmpH family outer membrane protein, protein MLRPAVKYLACLGLIAAALMLIGPSAARAAEMKIGYVEMQRVLDLTDRGKQIMRDLAAKKDELELKEQTMKLDIMKMEDDLRKTGEALSEQALQERVGLLEKKYYEYQQFVSTAQMQFEGQKINALKGFIQDIQTIAAQVAGEQGYAIILLKVEDVFTESSIILFADPAYDLTDEVVRRINSRGSGQK, encoded by the coding sequence ATGCTACGCCCTGCAGTGAAATACCTGGCCTGTTTGGGACTGATCGCCGCGGCGCTGATGTTGATCGGTCCCAGTGCGGCGCGGGCTGCCGAGATGAAGATCGGCTACGTCGAGATGCAGCGCGTGCTCGACCTGACCGATCGCGGCAAGCAGATCATGCGCGATCTGGCAGCCAAAAAGGACGAGCTCGAGCTTAAAGAGCAGACGATGAAGCTCGACATCATGAAGATGGAGGACGATCTGCGCAAGACCGGCGAAGCGCTGTCCGAACAGGCGTTGCAAGAGAGGGTCGGGCTGCTCGAGAAGAAATACTACGAGTACCAGCAGTTCGTCTCCACGGCCCAGATGCAGTTCGAGGGCCAGAAGATCAACGCGTTAAAGGGCTTTATCCAAGACATCCAGACCATCGCCGCGCAGGTTGCCGGCGAACAGGGCTACGCGATTATTTTGCTCAAGGTCGAGGATGTGTTCACCGAGAGCTCGATCATCCTCTTCGCCGACCCGGCCTACGATCTGACCGACGAGGTAGTTCGCAGGATCAACTCCCGCGGGTCGGGCCAGAAGTAG
- the fabZ gene encoding 3-hydroxyacyl-ACP dehydratase FabZ encodes MTIDDLPSAPFGREQIELLLPHRGPMLLIDVIDSYHVPERISGRKLVQTDELFLQGHFPGRPVLPGVIVIEAMGQVAACLAYLSTPAQERRLGIHLMSLDRVKFRRPVLPGDELRFDVRTLRVRGPIWNFNAKAYVEDQLAAQARYLAAFAEET; translated from the coding sequence ATGACCATCGACGATCTTCCGTCGGCCCCGTTTGGCCGGGAGCAGATCGAGCTACTGCTGCCGCATCGCGGGCCGATGCTGTTGATCGACGTCATCGACAGCTACCACGTGCCCGAGCGGATCAGCGGTCGCAAGCTGGTGCAGACCGACGAGCTGTTTTTACAAGGACACTTTCCCGGACGACCGGTACTGCCCGGGGTGATCGTAATCGAGGCCATGGGGCAGGTGGCGGCCTGTCTGGCCTATCTCTCGACGCCCGCACAGGAGCGGCGGCTGGGGATCCACCTGATGAGCCTCGATCGCGTCAAGTTCCGCCGGCCGGTGCTGCCCGGCGACGAGCTGCGCTTCGACGTGCGCACCCTGCGCGTGCGCGGTCCGATCTGGAATTTTAACGCCAAGGCCTACGTCGAGGACCAACTGGCTGCCCAGGCGCGCTACCTGGCCGCCTTTGCCGAGGAAACATGA
- the lysS gene encoding lysine--tRNA ligase: MSDDRKRPDAEQDAPQQQDEHQLIAVRREKLRAHEQAGNPAYPNDFKPTITTVGLHEICDGQTLEQLAADDRGFSLAGRITALRDHGNTVFLDLLDRSGRLQLYVNRKSAGDELLELAKRLDCGDIVGAGGTAFLTRRGELSLNVSQLRLLSKCLRPWPEKWHGLSDIEARTRQRYLDLATNSDSRETFRIRSRTVTAIRGFLDSRDFIEVETPMMQPIPGGAAARPFVTHHNALDMELYLRVAPELYLKRLLVGNLERVYEINRNFRNEGISTQHNPEFTMLEFYLAYATYTELMELTEQLFAEVAQGVLGRTLITFQDQEIELAPPWQRLTLEQAAVQLGGLPAESVDDRAALVDFCDQHQISVDEDWGSGKLLLEIFEKRVEHKLIQPTFIHGYPVEVSPLARRADERPELTDRFEFFIGGREIGNAFSELNDPVDQAQRFAAQVEARAAGDDEAQPYDEDYIRALEYAMPPAAGEGIGIDRLVQLLTDRASIRDVILFPLLRPDVKGE, translated from the coding sequence GTGAGCGACGATCGCAAGCGACCCGACGCGGAGCAGGACGCGCCGCAACAGCAGGACGAACACCAGCTGATCGCGGTGCGCCGCGAAAAGCTGCGTGCGCACGAGCAGGCCGGCAATCCGGCCTATCCCAACGACTTTAAGCCGACGATCACCACCGTCGGTCTGCACGAGATCTGCGACGGTCAGACCCTCGAACAGCTCGCGGCCGATGATCGCGGCTTTAGCCTCGCGGGCAGGATCACGGCCCTGCGCGATCACGGCAACACCGTGTTTCTCGACCTGCTGGACCGTAGCGGTCGGCTGCAACTGTACGTCAACCGCAAGTCCGCGGGCGACGAGCTGCTCGAGCTGGCCAAGCGGCTGGACTGCGGCGACATCGTCGGCGCCGGTGGCACGGCGTTCCTCACGCGCCGCGGCGAGCTGAGTCTCAACGTCTCGCAACTGCGTCTGCTGAGCAAATGCCTGCGGCCCTGGCCCGAGAAGTGGCACGGGCTGAGCGACATCGAGGCGCGCACCAGGCAGCGCTACCTCGACCTGGCGACCAACAGCGATAGCCGCGAGACCTTCCGCATTCGCAGCCGTACCGTGACCGCGATTCGCGGGTTCCTGGACTCGCGCGACTTCATCGAGGTCGAGACCCCGATGATGCAGCCGATTCCCGGCGGCGCGGCCGCGCGGCCGTTTGTGACCCACCACAACGCCCTGGACATGGAGCTGTACCTGCGCGTGGCGCCGGAGCTGTATCTCAAGCGACTGCTGGTGGGCAACCTGGAGCGGGTCTACGAGATTAACCGCAACTTCCGTAACGAGGGGATATCGACTCAGCACAACCCCGAGTTCACGATGCTCGAGTTCTACCTGGCTTACGCCACGTACACCGAGCTGATGGAGCTCACCGAGCAACTGTTTGCCGAGGTGGCGCAGGGCGTGCTGGGGCGTACGCTGATCACCTTCCAGGACCAGGAGATCGAGCTGGCGCCGCCGTGGCAGCGGCTGACCCTCGAACAGGCCGCAGTGCAGCTCGGCGGGCTGCCAGCCGAGTCTGTGGACGACCGCGCTGCGCTCGTCGATTTTTGCGATCAGCATCAGATCTCGGTGGACGAGGATTGGGGCTCGGGCAAGCTGCTGCTTGAGATTTTTGAGAAGCGTGTGGAGCATAAGCTGATCCAGCCGACGTTCATTCACGGCTACCCGGTCGAGGTTAGTCCGTTGGCCCGCCGTGCGGACGAGCGTCCCGAGCTGACCGACCGCTTCGAGTTCTTCATCGGCGGCCGCGAAATCGGCAACGCCTTTTCCGAACTCAACGACCCGGTGGACCAGGCCCAGCGCTTCGCCGCCCAGGTCGAGGCGCGCGCCGCGGGCGACGACGAGGCCCAGCCCTACGACGAGGACTACATCCGCGCCCTGGAGTACGCCATGCCGCCGGCGGCAGGCGAGGGGATCGGCATCGATCGCCTGGTGCAACTGCTCACCGATCGCGCCAGCATTCGCGACGTGATCCTTTTTCCGCTGCTGCGGCCCGACGTCAAAGGGGAGTAG
- the lnt gene encoding apolipoprotein N-acyltransferase: protein MKPLWRYLLTAISALAAAAVFPRLELYHLAWFALIPALAAIPGAGRKQAFWLGFVFNVINKGCCCYWLVYTINYYGEFPLIVALLVFALLLAAMGVLFALPWYLLGRIVNELRVPLVVAAPIIWTAYELLISRFLGGFPWTLYGYGLWPDLYACQLADVISVYGLSLCLVLINACLAQVAFWIARNRRSFPAVAVIVAVLTVVALYAYGLWRVPQIQRAIDGQTELRVGVVQGNIDQFEKRAGDRNQILDKYRALSMQAAVLQPDLIVWPETSVPGYQNRRKRPRPFVVELVKEVGVPMLLGMPSKYVPTRETRVNYNSAYLYSAQGQVLGSYDKNHMVPFGEFVPLKPWLRVVAPEQAGRTLGFSPSGKYNVIKPAPGPLGVIICYEAIYPGHGLRLARMGIDYFVNITNDVWFGDTSAPPQHLRMTAMRAIENRRWIVRAANTGISALIDPLGRISNATDYRVDAQFVGTIGRLRIQTLFQRIGLLIPALCSLAALLAIAILAARGWGIWGLLGTLALAGAGLWLYSAQDHSAGLLVIGVGLWLVQRARLIQRGRKRSFAAFIALGLIWPFFGWVGWGVPFALGLFAFQVLPALALGRMIARRRA, encoded by the coding sequence ATGAAACCGCTCTGGCGCTACCTATTGACCGCGATTTCCGCCCTGGCGGCGGCAGCGGTATTTCCGCGCCTCGAGCTGTATCACCTGGCGTGGTTCGCGCTGATCCCGGCCCTGGCGGCTATTCCGGGAGCCGGTCGTAAGCAGGCGTTTTGGCTGGGATTTGTCTTCAACGTAATCAACAAGGGTTGCTGCTGCTACTGGCTGGTTTACACGATCAACTACTACGGCGAGTTCCCCTTGATCGTGGCTCTGCTGGTCTTTGCCTTGCTGCTCGCGGCCATGGGCGTGCTGTTTGCACTGCCGTGGTATTTGCTGGGACGGATCGTCAACGAGCTACGCGTGCCGCTGGTCGTGGCCGCGCCCATCATTTGGACCGCCTACGAACTGCTGATCTCGCGCTTTCTCGGCGGATTTCCCTGGACGCTCTACGGCTACGGCCTGTGGCCCGACCTTTACGCCTGCCAGCTGGCCGACGTGATCTCGGTCTACGGCCTGAGCCTGTGTTTGGTGCTGATCAACGCCTGCCTGGCGCAGGTGGCGTTTTGGATCGCACGGAACCGCCGCAGCTTTCCAGCTGTCGCAGTGATAGTGGCCGTGCTGACGGTCGTGGCGCTCTATGCCTACGGCCTGTGGCGCGTGCCGCAGATTCAACGGGCAATCGACGGGCAGACCGAGCTGAGGGTGGGAGTGGTGCAGGGGAACATCGATCAGTTCGAGAAGCGCGCAGGGGATCGCAATCAGATCCTCGACAAGTACCGTGCGCTGAGCATGCAGGCCGCAGTGTTGCAGCCGGATCTGATCGTCTGGCCCGAGACCTCGGTGCCCGGGTATCAGAATCGGCGCAAGCGGCCGCGGCCGTTCGTGGTCGAGCTGGTCAAGGAAGTCGGTGTGCCGATGCTGCTGGGCATGCCCAGTAAATACGTGCCCACGCGCGAGACGCGGGTCAACTACAACAGCGCCTACCTTTATTCGGCCCAAGGCCAGGTGCTGGGCTCGTACGACAAGAATCACATGGTCCCCTTTGGCGAGTTCGTGCCGCTCAAGCCCTGGCTGCGGGTGGTGGCGCCCGAACAGGCCGGCCGCACCCTGGGCTTCAGCCCCTCGGGCAAGTACAACGTGATCAAGCCCGCGCCCGGACCGCTGGGTGTAATTATTTGTTACGAGGCGATCTACCCCGGTCACGGCCTGCGCCTGGCGCGGATGGGTATCGACTACTTCGTCAACATCACCAACGACGTCTGGTTCGGCGACACCTCGGCCCCGCCGCAGCACCTGCGGATGACCGCTATGCGCGCCATTGAGAACCGACGCTGGATCGTCCGCGCGGCCAACACCGGCATTTCGGCGCTGATCGACCCCCTGGGTCGAATCAGCAACGCGACCGACTATCGGGTGGACGCGCAGTTCGTCGGCACCATCGGCCGACTGCGGATCCAGACGCTGTTTCAGCGCATCGGCCTGCTGATCCCGGCGCTGTGCTCGCTGGCGGCGCTGCTGGCGATCGCGATTTTAGCGGCTCGCGGTTGGGGAATTTGGGGATTGCTCGGTACTCTGGCCTTGGCAGGAGCCGGTCTGTGGCTATACTCTGCCCAGGATCACAGTGCAGGGCTGTTGGTGATTGGCGTGGGCCTGTGGCTGGTCCAGCGCGCCAGGCTGATCCAGCGTGGACGCAAGCGCAGCTTTGCGGCGTTCATCGCCCTGGGTCTGATCTGGCCGTTTTTCGGCTGGGTCGGCTGGGGCGTGCCGTTCGCCCTGGGGCTGTTCGCGTTCCAAGTGCTGCCCGCGTTGGCCCTGGGACGGATGATCGCGCGCCGCCGCGCATAA
- a CDS encoding ABC transporter permease, with product MRFEVKVGLRLLMPRLNQLLLAVITVICVLGVTVGVGTLILVTSVQEGLSRDMREKFLGAYSHLLVLDPPVFEGWREVLEQVRAFPGIEQASPFVYSEVMISSETGVSGVVLRGIDPDTVPTVVDTLDLSGSKGGAGVLLRGRLADLKRDEDQLPGILLGIQLARDLGVLFEGETVNVISPQGEQTPFGAMPRLKRFEVVGIFEYEMFEFDAKLAYITIPEAQKFFDVGDRITGVECTLNDQDLFRASQIAGQVQDYLHGPFRDRDRVSGALYGATGGVYAPEHFIVKDWEQINRNLFSALKLERLASFLIVGLIVFVAAMNILSILYMNVTNRRQSLAMLKVMGATSGSIMRIVLFHGLIIGLLGSLLGGLLGGSLTWMQETYHMVPLPPEVYNIDHVPVAFSPANYVIIALIAMGSTMFFSALVAMVAGMIDPVRVLRYE from the coding sequence ATGCGCTTTGAGGTCAAAGTCGGACTGCGGTTGCTGATGCCGCGCCTGAACCAGCTGCTGCTGGCCGTGATCACCGTGATCTGCGTGCTGGGCGTGACCGTGGGCGTGGGCACGCTGATTTTGGTGACCTCGGTGCAGGAGGGGCTTTCGCGCGACATGCGCGAGAAGTTCCTCGGCGCATACAGCCATCTGCTGGTGCTCGATCCGCCGGTGTTTGAGGGTTGGCGCGAGGTGCTCGAGCAGGTGCGCGCCTTTCCGGGGATCGAGCAGGCCAGTCCGTTTGTCTATTCCGAGGTGATGATCAGCTCCGAGACCGGCGTCTCGGGCGTGGTGCTGCGCGGCATCGACCCGGATACCGTGCCCACGGTGGTCGACACCCTTGATCTATCCGGAAGCAAGGGCGGGGCCGGAGTACTGTTGCGCGGCAGGTTGGCCGACCTCAAACGCGACGAGGACCAACTGCCTGGGATCCTCCTGGGCATTCAGCTCGCGCGCGACCTGGGCGTGCTGTTCGAGGGCGAGACCGTCAACGTGATCTCGCCCCAGGGCGAGCAGACGCCGTTTGGCGCCATGCCGCGGCTCAAGCGTTTCGAGGTGGTCGGGATCTTCGAGTACGAGATGTTCGAGTTCGACGCCAAGCTGGCCTACATCACGATCCCCGAGGCGCAGAAATTCTTCGACGTGGGCGATCGGATTACCGGCGTCGAGTGCACGCTGAACGATCAGGACCTGTTCCGTGCTTCGCAAATCGCCGGACAGGTGCAGGACTATCTGCACGGGCCGTTCCGCGACCGCGACCGGGTCTCAGGGGCGCTCTACGGCGCAACGGGCGGGGTCTACGCGCCGGAGCACTTCATCGTCAAGGACTGGGAGCAGATCAACCGCAATCTGTTCTCCGCGCTCAAGCTCGAGCGTCTGGCATCGTTCCTGATCGTCGGGTTGATCGTGTTCGTCGCGGCGATGAACATTCTCTCGATCCTTTATATGAACGTCACCAACCGCCGACAGAGCCTGGCGATGCTCAAGGTGATGGGCGCGACCAGCGGCTCGATCATGCGCATCGTGCTCTTCCACGGCCTGATAATCGGACTGCTGGGCAGTCTGCTCGGCGGTCTGCTGGGCGGATCGCTGACCTGGATGCAGGAGACCTACCACATGGTTCCGCTGCCGCCCGAGGTCTACAACATCGACCACGTGCCCGTGGCCTTCAGCCCGGCGAACTACGTGATTATCGCCTTGATCGCCATGGGCAGCACGATGTTCTTCAGCGCCCTAGTGGCGATGGTCGCCGGGATGATCGACCCGGTGCGGGTGTTGCGCTATGAGTGA